In Gambusia affinis linkage group LG20, SWU_Gaff_1.0, whole genome shotgun sequence, the genomic window AGTCAGACCTGTACTgacgctgttgcagtaatcaatgcgacgcctggatgagtttctctggatgTTTGTGGAACATTAGTCCTTTAACCCTGAAATGTTCTCCATGTGtcagaaggccgactttgtaatcgtctttatgtggctctgaacgTTCAGGTTCTCTGGTTTCTAGTGTTTTGATCTTCACTAAATCTCCAAGGTTTAATTTAGTCTGTGTTCCCAGAGActtcaaaattcatttaatttgttgtttctgttatttattttccacttcCAGTGTAAAATGTTCATTGATCTGTGAtgatgtgttcttgcattaatAATTATCAGTATGTTGCTGGAAAAcggtttcaaaacaacaatattattgtttatcagaATAACTTGTGGGACATTTTGTTGTCCAGTAGAATTTATCATTACAGATCTTTTGATCATCcattcttttctattttgttggcCAAATTTTTACCACTCTTGACTTGTGGTCAAgggccaaacaaaatcatttcaagggccacaaatggcccctggaccacactttggacacgCCTCACCTAGAGTCCAGATGACGTCTTTGGTTCTGGCTGGTaggattctggttctgttctgacgTACCGAATAAAATctggttcagtttttattttttttaaattaaaatgttttgttctgcctgcagattatttcacttttaactaGTTaccgttttcatcaatatttttggCTCCTatctgttgctgaaaagttacttacaagttagttttgtcttaaattaAGTGGAAAAGatgtttgcagtagaaactaaatttaaaatactttaatgtttaGTTAATTAATTTAAGTTACAAAACTTCACCTTGAAAATGCAGGAAAAGACTTTGAACTTAGaaacttaatgtaatgttttgatccAATCAGGAACGAGTAAAAGTGCCTGAACTGTGCAGGACAAACGTATCATATTAGCCTGTAATCAGtctatcaataattattgattagtttttgttttaagtctcTTAAATACtccaagttgtttttatttaagttttgagGCAAAGTGAAACTGATTCAGTCCCAGTTACTCGGCAtgtcgttgctaggtaaccgagATTTGGGGGTATTTGAAATTGCTTCTTACCCAGcaggttgctaggcaaccagagAACGAGTGAGTCAGTAGATTCCACCGACCTGGAATATTCTACATGTAGAATCTGTGTCAGATGCTTTATCTActgatatatagatctatatctatagatctatagatatatatatatattttttattgatttattgtccagaactgatcaaattacacataattttaattgattttctctgtaattttcttcttttcagccAAAACAGAGTAGAATATGAGAAAAGAGTTCGAGCACAGGCCAAGAAGTACTCTCCGTCGTAAGAGGCGCCGGCCCGGCCCGGCGGCGCCGCGGCTGAAGGAAGGGGTTTAAGGAGAAGCGCCCCCCCGCCCGGCCTCCATGAATGTGCCCCTCTCACACCGGGACTCGCTTACAGACTCGTATTTAAACTCCACATTCGGTGCCATCCGTTCTCCCTTCGCCTGTCCGTTTGGTTCCGACCCGCCGGGCGGCGCGGCGCCGGGAGGGGACGCTCGTTTCTTTTTAAACGTTGTCTTATGTGGTGCAAGGGACGCAGCTTCGGTTTCTCCAACAACTCCACGCGAGCCGTCTGTTCATGGAAGtgaaagtctttattttgttttgttttatttttttgctccttCACAGggtctcttcctttttttgttttccataaatttaatgtaaaaatcgGCTCATTTCATTGTCAGTATTTGATCTGCTGTATAATGAATGGCACTTTTATACTGTTGTATCCCACTAGTGTCTCTAGATGGTCCAGTCTAATTTTCTTTCCCAGGTTTTCTATTCAGCATGCTGTAATATACGATAGATCTGCTGCCTTGGCTCTTTGTTATTCAGAGTGTTGCTATGGGATACGTAAAATGGCCGCAGTAACTGAGGCAGGTAGGCTTACTTCTGTACTTTAAGGTTATATGGTGCTTTGTTCATGTATGTGTTTGCTTATTAAAACTTTCTATAAAACCTTCCAGATGTTTATTACTTTTTCAAGCAATTGAAATTTTATTGGTGCCATAAAATTATACAGTACAAAAGCTGTGAGGATacatgaagtaaaacaaaacttgtaGAGTAACCTTACAAATCCCTAAAGAagcttcagtatttttattttacctcattaaaaccagaaacttttttattttgaccctgaaaacacaaaaccagctgtgaaacacggtggtggcagcatcatgctgagttgatgggaagatagCTGGAGCTAATGGCTGTGTTCAAGTTCCCTTGTAACTGAGTTGGGTTTGACGTCACCATGGTAACCGCATTCTGGTTAACGAAGTCGGGATTCCAACATGGCGGCGCCCACGCAGACGGTgtacaaacattttcagctttgctTTCAACAAACGTAACTGAATTTGTTCAGGTTAGAGTTTCAGGTTCTACATGCGGCTTTAATTTGAAGCATTTTatatctgaaaaatgtttctgctgctcagcCAAGGAGCGGCCATGTTTCCTGACTTTCTTCTACTACTAAATATCGGTCCAGGGCTGGAAATGGCCCTCGCGCCCCACTTTGAAGATGTGTCAGaacagcctagtcaaagtccatatgtaaatctaattgagaatctTTGAGAACTAAGAGTTGCTGTGCGTCATTTTGACCGGACTGAAGCGTTTTTACAGTGAATACCTGGAGGAGTCGCCCCCTGCAGGcgctcagctgcagctgcaggtcagGTACTGAATGAATGCGCCATAAAGTTGCGGTGAGAATATTTTTCAGGGTTTTGCTCATGGAGCTCATAAACTGTTGGGTTTATGCCTCCATCCCAGCGTCGGAGAAGCGCGGGTGGATCgggtctccatggcaacccgCCGCGGCGCAGCCGGCCTGCTGCAGGCCGCCCAGCGTGCAGTACTGGTTGCAGTACCAGGACGACTCCATCTCCAGGGAGGTGTCGCTGCAGAGCCAGCAGCCGGAGTCTTGCGCCGGGCTGCAGGACCGGCAGTAGCCGCTCAGGCTGCGCACCGACCGGCGCTGGTCCAGCAGCGGGGCCGCGCAGCCGCAGACCGACTCCCGCATGCTCAGGACGTCCACTGATGACGACATGTTGCTGTAGGCCCGGTTCTCCATGAAGTGCTGCTGGACCTGGGCCGGGTACTGGTGGAACTGGAAGTCCTGGACCGGCATGCACTCCACCAGGCTGTCGATCTGCAGCGCCTCCTCTGGTTTCAGCACCTCGGCCGCGTTTTCCTGCGTGACCACCCAGCTCTGCCGGACGGTAAGGAGCTCacttcattttcattcagattaatcgattaatcgtcggAATAACTGATTATTCTAAAGATTAATCTATATGTCTAAAAGTTGCTCACCAGAATAATAGCTCATTCTTTCAgttattcagatttattgattattctttCAAATATTCTGATGATAGATTGATTAATGTCGAAACAATCGattattcttttaattattctgatgaCTAATCAAGTAGTCAGAACAATAGcttattttttctattattctGTTGATTAATTGGCACATCCTgcaaattctttattttataacttaacCTTATTATAACTctataaacacattaaaaaacccaaataaataatttatatttccCGTTTTAAATAAGAACATAAACATATTATCGGCTTTCCTCCAGCGAGTTTTTGCTCGTTTAAGGATGAAATGATTCTTCTGACATCAAGAGAAAATATTAGGACTGAACATTAATTCATGTTAAAGccaaaatctatatttttgtgcagttttggcgTAATTACTGCTCTGATCATGTTGtcctttatgttttctttaaatggcagttatttgaataattgattaatcacgattaatcagatGAATTGTCCACAGAACAAAGgtatttaaaagacaattttacttttacaaagaactaaaacaagcagcagaaacGGTTTAAGCGCCTCGGCGGTGGCTGCTGTCTGTTGGCTGCAGGTTCTGGGTTACGGTACCTTAAAGTCTCCCTGGCAGTCTTTGTACAGGCCGTGGAAATAAGGAGCAGGAGTTGGGATGAAGGTGCTGCTCTTCCACCTGGGTCAAAATGTTCCGTTTTCATAAAAAACGTCttcagaaacaatttaaaaaattacaatttttaattgtttagaATGAGGAGAGCCTTACTTTCTGACTGACCCGTAGAAAACCagcaccagaaccaccagagcACACAACAGGCCGAACGTCACAGGCAGGTTAAAAATGAATCCGTTTTCcttaaaagctgcagaaacacaagaaaacccATAAAAACCAGCTGACAGGACGGTTTCTGCTCTACGGTCTGAATGTTTATGTGATCTGACCATCAGCGGCCGGCGCCGTCCTCCACTGGACCGCAGAGGACCAGTCGCTCCACTGGCCCTGGTAGTGACCCTGGTTTGGACTAGACCGCACTCGTGCAGCGTACTCGGCGCCGGGCTCAAAGTGCTGGTCTTCCACAGAGTGTGTTGTGCTGCTGATGCTGATGCTGATGTTACGAGCTTCTAGCTAAAAAACATACAGACCAGAAGAATCCGGTCATCCTGCGGATCCGAAACGTCAGATAGGACCGAAACGAGAGAATAAATAGAACCTGGAGGAAACGTTTGGACCCAACGGGGTTCCGTACATCAACACTGGTAACTGGACACAGATTATAGCTGTAAAACTTTATTGAGAATCAGATTATTATTAACTATCATTTAATTTGGTTCCAGAAAAGcttcattaaaatatgttgaattgttaaaaatgtttaaaggaaatATGTTGTAAAGAATAATCTTCACTGTTTGATTCTTGTGTTGCCATAGTTACAATCTGAAGCTAAAAACGTATCGCGATATaagcgtttcatatcagtctgtcaataattattgattgattttttgctttaattatcAGAAATACTGACAAACTTTCCAGTTTTATCcactttttcctccattttgttttttattttttagcggTTGTGAGGCGAAGAGGGGGAACTTGAAACTGCttcagttactcagcaggtcgttgctaggtaaccaaagttTGGGGTGGGGAGTTCTTGAGACGGCCTCTTACCTAGCtagttgttgctaggcaaccaaagagcgAGCAAgtcagttgattccaccaacctgttctgtttattaaatattctatcAGACGTATTTTCTACTGATATTGATCATGAGTCTAAtgcaatatatattgtttttaatgtattgtcTCAGtaattaataactaataatGGCTGATTGATTTTAggcccagatgatgatgatctCACCCGGCGTTTGTCGGCCATCTTGTGGAACTGCAGCTGATACTTCAGGTGTTCTCCCAGCGCCGTGTCGGAGAAACTCTCATAGGTGCTTTTCCAGGTGAAGTGGTGTTGGGTGGAGTTGTGGCTGACCTCCAGGCAGCAGGGCGCTGGGCTTGACTGTCGGAGGAAACAAAGCGGGGCTTTACCTGAGCTGCCACAGATTGTTAACCTTTGACTAGGACAGCAAATAAtgattattctatcaattattctggtGATTATTGGATTTTTATAATGagcataataataattcatttttatgacaGTTAATTTCTATGAATTAttctaatgattaattgattaatcgaataaaaatcagaagatttttcctttaatcactcaaatcttttaataaatgcataaaaagatgcaaataaacaatttaagcaagaaaataaataatataaatggtGTTTAATAGGAGATTTCTTTATACAGAGATTGAACCtggtgaaactaaaacatttgtgagaaaatttttggattaatctcagaaactttctagaaaaaaactagagaatcaaaaacttttgaaacagTGAAATGTAATGACAAAACCTACTGGTATTCTGAAAATTATCAACTTCTCAGACTTAAaggtttcaatgtttttttcttgaaaatttctgatttttttctcacaaatgttcaacttttcaaactcaaacattgtaatttttttcctgaaggtttctgagattaattttgCGTTTTCTTCTCATAAAATTCAGACTTTGacctcagaaattttgtagaaaaaatgctgaaatttccagattttttcttttcttgctagtttcgacttttggagctcagaaattttcacctttttttcaataaattttctgagattaatgtaaAATCTTCAGAGTTTTTTGGGGACAAATTGagtctttttctgtcttcagtGTCCCTGATACGGTACATTTCATATATTTCTGTcctgctttgtgttgctctcTCATAAACAACCCCAGTAAAATCAAACAGGTTTGTTGTTGTGatgaaatttgttaaaataatccCGACTTACTGTGTAACTCCGGCTCATAATCTTCCTCCAGCAActcacagatttttttgtggttttcacacaaaaaaatttctaaatctTCATcgtctgaaaatgtttctgcgTCGTCGGCCGTCAGGGATCTGTCGAGGGAACAGAAGAGGCCGGCCGTCGTGTTTCCCAGCAGACATTTATACTCCGTCCTGTggagaaagaaaccaaaatgtaATGGCCGCCGTTGCTACGGGCGACGGGCCGTTTGGCGCTTTAATCCGCCTTACTGCTCCAAATTGCTGGTGACTTTCAGCCAGTAGGTTTTGTTGCTGGCCGCTGGTGAGGCGTTCAGGGAACAGTTGAGAGTGAACAGATAATCGTTCACACAATCCAGATTATAATCTGCGTCTGGAAAAGATGGCAGAGATTAATTTTGATCAGTTTCAGTTAATCTCAGTGATCTTAATCCCATCCAAACATGTCAGGAACGTTCAGTTTTCAGCAGGTAAAAATGCTGGtttatgatttttaatgtttggaaGTTAATCTGTTGCAGTAATCCCATAAtctgctgtcattttatttaatttaatttcatttaaaattgtatAATTTCTTTAGTCTTAAAATTGCATCAAAATTCTGCTACAatagaaaagaaggaaaaagtacatattttacttaaaaaataagtaaatatcttattaaacaattaataaaaagagaaaaacaaaaaaagtaaatattgcctgcaaattatctttttattattattatatttagtaaACAAAACTCCCCTTTAATAAACTTCACAACTAAAATAAGGCAGGTTATAATTAGTTAATagttaatatatatttacacacatttataaCTAGTTAGCTTTTCATCAATACTAATTAATTATTGACTCAAGATGAAAAGTtacctttaatttaatttcatttatttgatttgtacaaagatatttccactagactaaaattttgtgtttttacagtgcagagaAAAGGAAGACAATAAATGTTAGCTTCAGCGCTAGCGCTAACACGACTTCTTCTGTGCGTATTGATGCGTATTCAGGCATAttctgtgtttaaaatattaaatttagaCGTTTTTTCAGAGTTTGAGGATTTTAGCTTTTATAACTCGGTTCAAAGTTGCTGAATCAGACGGACAGTAAGAAAAGTTTTGGctccatttctttgttttcagctttttttgtcTCATGTTTCAGATCTTAAAGCAACAAATCCTCACTGCCTCAGcataggtcaaaggtcatgactTAACAACACAGGGagcttctgctgtttttagtcactcaggttattttttttatattaaagtttattttatgatcTGAAACTCATTAGAGTTGgatttttgctttaaagtgacaaaataaaaacaagataaatccaggaaatactttttcaaatggTGCTAAAACGTtagtaaaataacagaaacgTGATTTTATCACCATTTTCTTcacagcttctgtttatttctgtttctgacgTTCGACGCAGAAACACTGAGAGGTTTTCAGAGCCGCTGTAACCGAgcgattattaataatttctgggttgagcttgtttttgtttcagctgcgtgttgttatctttgtctgaaatAGACCAAAGTGTTTTATTCTGCCTGACGAGGCGTTTGACGTGTGAAAAGTCAGACGCTGAGATCTTCAAACAACACAAGAGAAACTAATTAAAGCCACCAGGAGCCACTACAGCCGCGTCTCGCAGTTTTACACACTTTTATTAAGATTCTCTTCATTTGAAGAATGAAcaactaaaatgcaaaaaaaataaatcattaaccCTCCCAGGAATATTTGGCCTaatttctggtgcaaatatcttgaaaaatAACTTAGAAAATGAAGTTTCACCAATtaaagcagcttgttttatttgactGGAACAAACTTTACAGAAAGTTTTACAGTTCAGGGTTTGTGCTTTTTCCCCCACagtaaaacactgtaaaaacaaactgtcaccACGTATTTCTGGTTTGGTTTAGTGGTGGAAATATCTCCGTACGCCTGAAATaccacaaaattaaattacCTTTTGAGCaaacagaagcttgttttaagtcaataatttgttaattttgatgaaaacaatTAGTTTTGCTTGCAGATTATTTCGtttataatatgaaaaaaatataatcttaaaagttacataatctgccagtggaaccagaactttttaaaatccatattaaataattattcactctaaacaagctcctgtatcttactgaaaagttacttgtaagtttattttgtttgtttttattgtgctgAGATATTTGCAGTCGATACCAGACTAAcattacttggtaagactttgtgtttttgcagtgtaagagCGTGAAAAGGAAGACTGTGAGTGTTAGTGTAACACTTACGATGTGTTAACagttaataaaacagacaatggACCAATGCTAGGTTCGGCTACGGGAGTAAAGAAATGTGCAATGTATTAATGACCACAGACCAGGGAATGAGTTTAAACTGCCGGCttattatttgttgaaaaaaacaaaataaacaacaatattacaaaCAGTTGACATACAATGACACAGAATCCAATCCAAAATAGTTTCCTTGTTTCTTTcagaatattgtatttattactgatttaactttaaacCTAATTTTAGGTATTAAAGgatactattttattttaaaacctaggTTATAGTTCTATTTAAGTTCAAATTGATActgttaatctgtttattttacagtttggtTGTCTAAATCTtttgaatctattttaattatttagaattctttttaagaagttaaggttttaatttcctgtttaacCATTTGTTTCTATTATAACCCCACAGATAATTTCACATTAACACACAACAATGAGTATTAAATGTggttcaagaaagaaaaacaataaaacacacaaaacaatccAGGGAAAGACTGAATAACTTGTGTTCAAATCAATGTCTTTTCTTCTGATGTCTTTCTTGAAGGGTTAATCCCGTTCTCTGAATCCAATGCTagttcagcaggaaaacatgggCAGATCATACCAGTTTGGATGAATTTCaatgtccagcagagggcgtaGCTCCTGCTAGACGATAGTTACAGGGCTCCTGGGTTACGGCTCGCCATCTTGTTTCTCGCTAGCGGAATCCAACTCATCAATCGACTCCGAATTTCCCGGTCCAATTTTCAGCAGAACCTTAAAAAGGCCTGGTTTAATAACCAACAAAGCATAACAAAAGTTCGTTTAACTTTGCTTCATACTGAATAAAATAGCATACTCGCCAATTTGGCGGCTGAACATCGTGTGTGTGGGGAACATGCTTCACCCACACCAGCTCATCCGTTACTTCCACGgtttttgaacataaaacaacataaatgcgctactttagctttctgttagaatgaaataaaattatcttacaAATAACATccattacagaaaataaaatacacttttttttaactcaccaAGTCCAGTTCTGTACATATATTTCGAACGCAGTCGGTAAAAAAATGCGGAAAGCTCCtctgacaaaatggaaaaggtttCCAGTCAGCAGGTAGAGTTTTAATTGTCTATTTCctcttatttctctctcttagcttcttcttcttctctctgcttcttcttcttctctctgcttcttcttcttctctctgcttcttcttcgagttttctgcttcttcttcaaGCGCCAGAGAACGTAGCAACCCGGTTGGCTGGAGCAAGTCACATGGGCTACACATCAATGTGACCCTTCAGAATAAGAGATTTTACTCCACATTGACCGTTTTAGctgctgacaaaataaaactctacgGATTcttaaccaaataaaacatcataacatgaaataaagcattcttaatgtttttaattcttacttttatattaattaattaattaattaattatcttAACACCTATTtattctctatttatttatttatttatttcctatttatgcattttatagctattttttatgaaaaggcTTACATATAGTGAGGGTATTTTAACCTGGGTTACCCTCCCCACTAAAATCTATGCAAGTCCCTTTGCATAATACCCGAGTTAAACTAACGGATCTCAGGGATTTCGATAGAACCTGTGACAGCTTCACTCAGACTTTGGAACAGAGATTGAACTACACTGACAAGAGGGTTCCCTAATGTAGGATAAGTCAAAATCTTTGGCTTGGTTCTCTGTCGAGAAGGTCTTTTGTCAGCTTGTTCTGTCACAAGGTCACATCCTTGTCATCATCGATCAGAGGTTCGGTCTCATTCACTTCAGTCTGAGTCATTTCCACATCATTGGCTTGGCCAAGATCTGAGGCATTGTCCATCTCATCAAGGTGAGTTTCTGGTTCTCTGACTATTTTAGGTTCAGACACACTCTGTGTTTCCACTGAGTTGTCCTTTTCAGGTAAGTTGTCCATTTTCTTTATGTCGTTTTCTGCAGGAACATTATCAGGCACTGTGTTATGTTCTGTGACATCAGTATTGTTCAATTTAGGCTGTTCAACAACAGGCTTCTGAAACGTTTTGGAAGGAAAACTACATCATATTCCTCAACCACCCTAGAAATTTCTTGAAGAGGGCCTGGGGTGTTATATAAAGGATAGTTGTCTTCCTCCTCCGAGTTGTACTCAAGTTCAGGTTCGTCATTATCGGTAACATGGTGTTGGCGTGTGTTTGGCCGTCTGGGTTTGTCTTGGACTACAGCAGGATTTTCAGGAATAGCTGGCAAGAACCCACAAGGTAACAAAAGGTCTCTGTGGAGAGTTCTGGTGGGACCATCTTGGTTCTCAGGTTTAACTGTATACACTGGTAAGTTGTCTTTTTGACTTACAACCACATGGACAACAGATTCCCACCTGTCTGATAACTTGTGTTTACCCCTAATCCTAACATTCCTTACCAACACACGATCACCAACATCCAAGACAGATTCGGTTACATGTTGGTCATATCTGATTTTATTCCGTTCAGCCACTTTAGCAGCATTTTTACTAGCCAGTTGGTAACTCTCTCGAAGGTGAGATTTGAGGGCTTGGACATACTGCGAGTGGGACTGTTGCTGGCGATTGCTCAGAGTGACATTAAAAGCAAGGTCTATAGGTAGTCTAGGCTGCCTACCAAACATTAACTCATATGGTGTAAACCCAGTACTTTCATGTTTGGTACAGTTGTACGCGTGTACAAGGGGCTTCACAAAATCACgccaatgttttttgttctcgTCAGTGAGTGTACCCAGCATGTTTAATAGGGTTCTATTAAACCTCTCTACTGGGTTTCCCCTGGGGTGGTAGGGTGATGTTCTAACTTTCTGTATTCCAGCTAGGTTACACAGCTCTTTGATAGTTTTTGATTCAAAGTCTGCGCCTTGATCGCTGTGCAACTTTTCTGGGAAACCATAGTGGATGATAAAGTTTTCCCACAGGGCTTTGGCTACACTCTGAGCCTTTTGGTTCGTGTGGAATCGCTACAGCATACTTTGTAAAGAAATCAGTGATGACAAGGACATCTTTAGTATTACTGCAATCTGGTTCAATCGTCAAAAAGTCAATGCACAGTAACTCAAGAGGTCGAGTTACTTGAATGTTCACTAGAGGTGCTGCCTTCTCTGGCAGGGTCTTTCTGCAAAACACACCGACTAcaggttttgattttttgttcAATATCTAAAGCCATCTTTGGCCAGAAAAATCTGGTTCGGATCAAGTCAAGGGTTCTGTCAAAGCCAAGATGACCCATGTCATCATGGAGGCTTTTCAACACCATAGGTCTCAGGCTTTCAGGGAGAATAATTTGATACTGGAATTCTTCACCTACTTGCCTTTTTCTGTACAAAATCCCATTCTGCAGCTCAAGTTTGTTCAGCTCACGCAAAAGGATAGAAAGGTGTGGGATTTCTTTTCGCACCACAGGAGAAGGTGTTTCACCTGTTTCCAGCTGGTGTATAATTTCGTTGATAGCAGGATCGCTTCTTTGACTTTGACTCAATTCTTCTTCTGACATGCTTGGGATGACAGGAAAAGCGCTGCACTGATCAAAACTGTCAGGAACCGCATTGGCGGTCATAGACAGAGATGTTACAAGGGGGCAGGTAACATCATAATGATCTGCATTGAATGACTGAAACACTAGGTGTTTATCACAGATCGCATTTACAGCATGAGAAGGAACATGAATGAAAGGATCTGTGCCAGGTAAGTGATGTTGTACAAATTGGCGGATTCGCTCTTGTTCTTTCTGGGAGACGAGATCGTTTATTGGTTCAGGATGTGGACGGCGAGACAACCCGTCTGCATCCATATTCTGTTTTCCAGCTCTGTACCGAAGCTGGAACTCAAATGACGATAAAGCGGACAACCAGCGGTAACTTGTTGCATCTAACTTAGCAGTGGTCAAAATATAAGTTAGAGGATTACTGTCAGTTATCACTGTGAAAGGACTCCCATACAAGTAGTCACAAAACTTTTCCGTTACCGCCCACTTGAGGGCAAGAAACTCAAGTTTGTGAGCGGGGTACCGGCTTTCGCTTCTTGATAATCCTCTGCTCGCGTATGCGATAACGCGCATCTCTCCCTCTTGCTCCTGATACAGAGCTGCCCCTAGCCCGGTTGTACTAGCATCTGTATGTAATACATACGACAACTTGGGATCAGCAAAACCCAACACTGGGGCAGTAGTCAGTTTGTGTATTATTGCTTCAAATGCTCGTTGACATCTCTCTGTCCATCTCTCCCCAAAAGGAGCTTTTGGCTGAAAATACTGGTCACTGTTTAGCTTAAAGCTACTTTTCTTGCGCAGAGGGGGATATCCTGCAGTTAAGTTAGTAAGGGGTTTGGCGATTTTAGAAAAATCCTTAATAAACCGCCTATAATACCCCGCAAAACCCAAAAAGGAGCGGAGTTCTTTTAGGTTTGTAGGACTTGGCCAAGTTGTTAAGGCAGCAACTTTTTCGGGGTCTGTTTCAACGCTGAGAGACTATGTGCCCCAAATACCTTACGGATGTCTGAAAAAACTTACACTTCTCAAGTGATAGTTTTAGACCATATTCTTGGAGACGACTAAGCACATGGAGAAGTCGTGTTTCATGTTGTTCGAGGGTTTCAGAAAAAACTATAAGGTCGTCCAAAAAGACCAAGACTTCCTTAAGGTTTATGTCACCCATACATCTCTCCATCAGCCGTTGAAAGCGTGCTGGGAGCGTTAGTTACCCCCTGCGGCATACGGTTGAACTCGAAAAATCCCAATGGGCAAACAAAAGCCGTCTTGTGCTTATCTGCCTCCTCGACTTCAACCTGGTAGTAACCACTTTTGAGGT contains:
- the LOC122823503 gene encoding interleukin-21 receptor-like — its product is MSRSYTSSPAPCCLEVSHNSTQHHFTWKSTYESFSDTALGEHLKYQLQFHKMADKRRLEARNISISISSTTHSVEDQHFEPGAEYAARVRSSPNQGHYQGQWSDWSSAVQWRTAPAADAFKENGFIFNLPVTFGLLCALVVLVLVFYGSVRKWKSSTFIPTPAPYFHGLYKDCQGDFKSWVVTQENAAEVLKPEEALQIDSLVECMPVQDFQFHQYPAQVQQHFMENRAYSNMSSSVDVLSMRESVCGCAAPLLDQRRSVRSLSGYCRSCSPAQDSGCWLCSDTSLEMESSWYCNQYCTLGGLQQAGCAAAGCHGDPIHPRFSDAGMEA